TACTGTGGATGCTCGTTCATTCTAGGTGGGTCGAGCGGGCGGTATACCTGTCAGAACTGACATGTGGCGCTCGCGCTGTGAGGCGCCGGCCGTCGGCCCGGCACGCCTGCGCGGCCGGAGGAGTTGCTATAATCCCGCGTCCCCGCGCAACCACGGTTCCGAGCAAGCTATGAGCACAGCCGCGCCCAAGGTGGGCTTCGTGAGCCTGGGCTGCCCCAAGGCCCTGGTGGATTCCGAGCGCATACTGACCCAGCTGCGAACCGACGGCTACCAGGTGGTCCCCACCTATGAGGATGCCGACGTGGTCGTGGTGAACACCTGCGGCTTCATCGACGAGGCCAAGGCGGAGTCGCTGGAAGCCATCGGCGAGGCCGTCGAGGCCAATGGCCGCGTCATCGTCACTGGTTGCCTGGGCGTCGAATCCGAGGCCATCCAGCAGGCCCACCCCAGGGTGCTGGCGGTCACCGGCCCCCAGCAGTACGAGGCGGTGGTCGGCGCGGTCCATGAGCATGCCCCCATGACGCGGGCGCACGATCCGTTCACGGACCTGGTCCCGCCGCAGGGCATCAAGCTCACACCCCGCCACTACGCCTATCTGAAGATCTCGGAGGGCTGCAACCACCGCTGCAGCTTCTGCATTATCCCGTCCATGCGCGGCGATCTTGTCAGCCGGCCGGCCGGCGACGTGCTGGCCGAGGCCGAGCGCCTTGTCCAGGCCGGGGTCCAGGAGCTGCTCGTGATCTCCCAGGACACCAGCGCCTACGGGGTCGACACCAGATACCGGACCAGCTTCTGGAACGGCCGCCCGGTCAGGACCCGGATGACCGAGCTCTGCGAGGCCCTCGGCACGCTCGGCGTCTGGGTGCGGCTGCACTACGTCTATCCGTATCCCCACGTGGACGAGCTCATCCCTCTGATGAATGAGGGCCGTGTCCTCCCCTATCTGGACATTCCCTTCCAGCACGCCAGCCCCGAGGTGCTCAAGCGCATGCGCCGGCCGGCGGCCAGCGAGAAGACCCTGGAACGGGTGCAGCGCTGGCGCCGCGACTGCCCGGATCTCGCCATACGCAGCACGTTCATCGTCGGCTTCCCCGGTGAGACCGAGGCGGATTTCGAACAGCTGCTCGAGTTCCTGGAGGCGGCGGAGCTCGACCGCGTCGGCTGCTTCACCTACTCGCCGGTGGAGGGCGCCGCGGCCAATGCCCTGGACGGTGAAGTGCCCGAGGCCCTGAAGGCGGAGCGGCTGGAGCGGTTCATGGAGACCCAGGCCCGGATCAGTGCGCGGCGGCTGCAACAGAAGGTGGGCCGCACGCTGGAGGTGCTGGTGGACGAAGCCGGTGTCGACGGTGGTGCGGTGGCTCGCAGCTACGCCGACGCCCCCGAGATCGACGGCCTGGTCTACGTCGACGCGCCGTACCCGCTGGAGGAGGGGCGGCGCTACCGGGTGGACGTCACGGACGCCGACGACCATGACCTCTGGGCCGCCGCTCGCGCCTGAGCGGAAGTCAG
This DNA window, taken from Acidobacteriota bacterium, encodes the following:
- the rimO gene encoding 30S ribosomal protein S12 methylthiotransferase RimO; the encoded protein is MSTAAPKVGFVSLGCPKALVDSERILTQLRTDGYQVVPTYEDADVVVVNTCGFIDEAKAESLEAIGEAVEANGRVIVTGCLGVESEAIQQAHPRVLAVTGPQQYEAVVGAVHEHAPMTRAHDPFTDLVPPQGIKLTPRHYAYLKISEGCNHRCSFCIIPSMRGDLVSRPAGDVLAEAERLVQAGVQELLVISQDTSAYGVDTRYRTSFWNGRPVRTRMTELCEALGTLGVWVRLHYVYPYPHVDELIPLMNEGRVLPYLDIPFQHASPEVLKRMRRPAASEKTLERVQRWRRDCPDLAIRSTFIVGFPGETEADFEQLLEFLEAAELDRVGCFTYSPVEGAAANALDGEVPEALKAERLERFMETQARISARRLQQKVGRTLEVLVDEAGVDGGAVARSYADAPEIDGLVYVDAPYPLEEGRRYRVDVTDADDHDLWAAARA